From a region of the Leishmania major strain Friedlin complete genome, chromosome 32 genome:
- a CDS encoding putative protein transport protein Sec13, whose translation MLPHLSNGAAAPAAPQVPAVQEHTDVVHDTQFDYYGLQLATASSDRTIGIHVARAGAPLNRVATLTGHEGPVWMVSWAHPRFGNLLASASYDQKAIIWKEIRQGAPKWTPVHVIDIHHGSVNAVQWAPEEYGPVVATASSDGTVAITAYRDGCWQPSVKLSNNSNQIAHAMGATSVTFAPFKSELADHVVVASGGCDGHVRLWVSASSPERGLGFELHQVIEAHADWVRDVAFCPTSPASRFVILASCGQDKTVVMYRKPWDQLCAETSEGVSQATEWERSVIEFAEPVWRLSWAPSGEMLVVTNAKSEVFVLREGVDFTEPWIKLPLKDFQQ comes from the coding sequence ATGCTGCCGCACCTATCGaatggcgctgctgcccccgctgcgccgcaggtGCCAGCTGTTCAAGAGCACACGGATGTCGTTCACGACACGCAGTTCGACTACTATGGTTTGCAGCTCGCCACTGCCAGCTCCGATAGAACGATTGGCATTCACGTCGCCCGGGCGGGTGCCCCGTTGAACCGCGTGGCAACTCTTACCGGCCATGAGGGCCCTGTGTGGATGGTCAGCTGGGCGCACCCGCGCTTCGGCAACcttctcgcctccgcctcatACGATCAGAAGGCGATAATCTGGAAAGAGATCCGCCAGGGTGCACCCAAGTGGACTCCTGTACATGTCATCGACATCCACCACGGCAGCGTAAACGCGGTGCAGTGGGCGCCGGAGGAGTACGGACCGGTTGTTGCCACTGCCAGCAGTGACGGCACCGTTGCCATCACCGCATACCGTGACGGCTGCTGGCAGCCGAGCGTGAAGCTAAGCAACAATAGCAACCAAATCGCGCACGCAATGGGGGCAACGAGCGTAACGTTTGCACCTTTCAAGTCGGAGCTGGCAGACCACGTAGTGGTTGCAtctggcggctgcgacggccACGTGCGCCTGTGGGTGTCTGCGAGCTCCCCAGAGCGTGGCTTGGGGTTTGAACTGCATCAGGTGATCGAAGCGCACGCGGACTGGGTTCGCGATGTTGCATTCTGTCCTACATCCCCAGCATCCCGCTTCGTCATCCTTGCCTCGTGCGGGCAGGATAAGACGGTTGTCATGTACCGGAAGCCCTGGGATCAGCTGTGCGCGGAGACTAGCGAGGGTGTCTCGCAGGCCACAGAATGGGAGCGGAGTGTCATCGAGTTTGCAGAGCCGGTCTGGAGGCTTTCCTGGGCCCCCTCGGGTGAGATGCTTGTCGTGACAAACGCAAAGTCGGAGGTGTTTGTGCTTCGCGAAGGTGTTGACTTCACCGAACCGTGGATTAAGCTTCCTTTGAAGGACTTCCAGCAGTAG